One genomic window of Garra rufa chromosome 24, GarRuf1.0, whole genome shotgun sequence includes the following:
- the cox6b1 gene encoding cytochrome c oxidase subunit 6B1, producing the protein MAEDIQQKLEKYRTAPFDARFPNQNQTRNCWQNYVDFYRCQKALDAKGVDTAPCDWYKRVYQSLCPLSWIEKWDSQREDGTFPGKI; encoded by the exons ATGGCTGAGGATATTCAGCAGAAACTGGAGAAGTACCGCACGGCGCCTTTCGATGCCCGCTTCCCAAACCAGAACCAGACGAGAAACTGCTGGCAGAACTATGTGG ATTTTTATCGCTGCCAAAAAGCTCTAGATGCCAAAGGTGTTGACACAGCACCATGTGACTGGTACAAGAGGGTCTACCAATCTCTCTGTCCTCTTTCCTGG ATCGAGAAATGGGACAGCCAAAGGGAAGATGGAACATTTCCAGGAAAGATCTGA
- the fam234a gene encoding protein FAM234A, protein MADASGRNFEAEPLKGGEAEGGVSKEKSCTEKLGWSHLTGWRTAAFLLSLFLCLAVVFAFSFILPCPVRPQYESTWNCTLPYAATYDFLAVEDANEDKVLDVFFIYKDAEASRNTCLSEDLSVPCLVLTAVDGTDGKTLWERPLAAEFDWVECGIKGLGRQGTGCLVAHGDNLTAIDKKTGLIRWQQSRSVMNGNLPLITLPDLNADKAEDFAILSYNPEASSFTPAPSELVFFSGKSGDQIGSNVYFDWKGVFGHQQFKTASGAPYLLLLTKSGLYAVSMRSLAAMADLKSALEEEKSWEEKSDKITGLISLFQSDSLKRVMVYPGSGSPSLLIQTDSSVSLLHTDKLNIAWTTNTSSLLSMPTFGQFDKDGIPDIMIEDDVGNQTKRVLVLSGSTGVVLWEVNLFFWAPNPRPASVLSLNTYSVFMLWGQSQDNQTNEMQSSFLLHPRYSQLLLERKNPAQNIISFKATLLERGRHACYLVLTGPDGRQHAELGEMEPVILTKRKIKDDVPESGVLRVGADELTVQEGEVKEAFYRLRFSDALF, encoded by the exons ATGGCAGATGCATCAGGGCGTAATTTCGAGGCGGAGCCTCTGAAGGGTGGAGAGGCAGAAGGGGGCGTGTCTAAGGAGAAAAGCTGCACCGAAAAGCTGGGCTGGTCTCACCTGACAGGCTGGCGCACAGCTGCAttcctcctctctctctttctgtgctTGGCGGTGGTCTTCGCCTTTTCATTCATCCTTCCCTGTCCCGTACGACCACAATATGAGTCAACCTGGAATTGCACGTTACCTTACGCAG CCACGTATGATTTCCTGGCTGTTGAGGATGCCAATGAAGACAAAGTCTTGGATGTGTTCTTCATCTACAAGGATGCTGAAGCCAGCCGCAACACATGCTTGAGTGAAG ATTTATCAGTCCCATGTCTGGTTTTAACTGCTGTTGATGGCACTGATGGGAAGACGCTTTGGGAACGACCTCTAGCTGCTGAATTTGATTGGGTGGAGTGTGGCATAAAGGGCCTCGGACGTCAAGGAACAGGATGTCTGGTTGCTCACGGGGACAACCTCACAGCTATTGATAAAAAGACAG GTTTGATCAGGTGGCAGCAGTCACGTTCTGTTATGAATGGAAATCTCCCCCTAATCACCCTTCCGGATCTGAATGCTGATAAAGCAGAGGACTTTGCCATACTTTCATATAACCCTGAAGCATCCTCATTCACACCCGCACCG AGCGAGCTGGTGTTTTTCTCAGGGAAGTCAGGTGATCAGATCGGCTCAAATGTGTATTTTGATTGGAAGGGGGTGTTTGGTCACCAGCAGTTCAAAACGGCCAGTGGTGCTCCATACCTGCTGTTACTCACAA AATCTGGGCTCTATGCGGTCAGTATGCGAAGTCTGGCAGCTATGGCCGATCTGAAGTCTGCGCTGGAGGAGGAGAAAAGCTGGGAGGAAAAATCCGACAAAATCACCGGATTGATCTCCCTCTTTCA GTCTGATTCTCTGAAGCGTGTGATGGTTTATCCTGGCAGTGGTTCTCCATCACTGCTGATCCAGACGGACTCCAGCGTGTCACTGCTGCACACAGACAAGCTGAACATCGCATGGACCACCAACACCAGCTCTCTGCTCAG TATGCCAACATTTGGGCAATTCGACAAAGATGGAATTCCAGACATAATGATAGAAGATGATGTTGGCAATCAAACTAAAAGA GTATTGGTTCTCAGTGGAAGCACTGGAGTGGTCCTGTGGGAGGTGAATCTGTTCTTCTGGGCTCCTAATCCTCGTCCGGCGTCTGTCCTCTCGCTGAACACCTACTCAGTGTTCATGCTCTGGGGACAGAGTCAGGACAACCAGACG AATGAGATGCAATCATCATTCCTGCTGCATCCTCGATATTCCCAACTCCTGCTCGAAAGAAAAAATCCTGCACAGAACATCATCTCTTTTAAGG CGACGCTGTTGGAGCGAGGCCGCCACGCATGTTACCTCGTTCTGACGGGACCGGACGGACGGCAGCATGCAGAATTAGGTGAGATGGAACCAGTGATTCTGACCAAGCGGAAGATCAAGGATGACGTGCCAGAAAGCGGCGTTCTGAGAGTAGGAGCTGATGAGCTGACCGTTCAAGAAGGAGAAGTGAAGGAGGCGTTCTACAGGCTGCGCTTCAGTGATGCACTTTTCTGA